One genomic region from Microcystis panniformis FACHB-1757 encodes:
- a CDS encoding MFS transporter → MTSSTSSKWQHLRIDYLPYITGWFGNFIVNNALLTMLIYRYDPGIPNDYNLSILLPSALVGIAIMISRIAGAFVQPVIGYFSDRFWSPWGKRRPFILASLLPLIGGFILLFNPPNNLNQTTYFIYLVTMLWVFYVGMASYHVPYLAWLPTLAKSPEGRVKLSTQIGIFGLVGATIGGIIAPWLTDSYGFHGMGIAISLIGLITLAMPLLEKEEYTPSKGKYPNFKTTLTAAFTNRTFCIYMITMILAWMVISIISVIPTFLVIALLKREVSFAAVINTIIVGSALAGFTLVLPLAQKYGKKLVFQGSLIWVGLGMIAMACGRFWWQDSLIPWLILSIIANLALASFFSLPNAMLSDIIDQDAEQQGMGREAIFFGTRGLLIQFSQGAGSFLTGLILSFGKTPDNPWGVQIAFLSAGILSLAAAFVLRPYAIKK, encoded by the coding sequence ATGACTTCTAGCACTTCTAGCAAATGGCAACATCTCCGAATAGATTATCTTCCGTATATCACTGGTTGGTTTGGTAACTTTATCGTTAATAATGCCCTTCTAACCATGCTAATTTATCGCTACGACCCGGGCATTCCCAATGACTATAACTTATCCATTTTATTGCCCTCTGCTTTAGTGGGAATAGCGATAATGATTAGCCGTATTGCTGGAGCTTTTGTGCAGCCAGTGATCGGTTATTTTTCCGATCGCTTTTGGAGTCCTTGGGGCAAAAGAAGACCATTTATACTGGCCAGTTTACTCCCTTTAATTGGTGGTTTTATCCTGTTGTTTAATCCCCCTAATAACTTAAATCAAACTACTTACTTCATTTATTTAGTCACCATGCTTTGGGTGTTTTATGTGGGTATGGCATCCTATCATGTTCCCTATTTAGCCTGGTTGCCCACTCTCGCTAAAAGCCCAGAAGGAAGGGTTAAATTATCAACTCAAATCGGAATTTTTGGTTTAGTTGGTGCCACCATTGGTGGGATTATTGCCCCTTGGTTAACTGATAGTTATGGCTTTCATGGGATGGGTATTGCTATTAGTCTTATTGGGCTAATTACCCTAGCTATGCCCTTGCTAGAAAAAGAAGAATATACTCCTTCTAAGGGGAAATATCCTAACTTTAAAACCACCTTAACGGCGGCTTTTACTAATCGGACTTTTTGTATCTATATGATCACCATGATTTTGGCGTGGATGGTGATTAGTATTATCTCGGTAATTCCGACTTTTTTAGTAATTGCTCTCCTCAAAAGAGAGGTAAGTTTTGCCGCCGTGATTAATACTATTATCGTCGGTAGTGCCTTGGCTGGATTTACCCTGGTTTTACCCTTAGCGCAAAAATATGGCAAAAAACTGGTTTTTCAAGGTTCTTTAATCTGGGTTGGTCTGGGTATGATTGCCATGGCCTGTGGTCGTTTTTGGTGGCAAGATTCTTTGATTCCCTGGTTAATCCTTTCGATCATCGCTAATTTAGCCCTAGCCAGCTTTTTTAGTCTGCCGAATGCCATGTTATCGGACATTATCGATCAAGATGCGGAGCAACAGGGAATGGGACGAGAAGCAATATTTTTTGGTACCAGGGGTCTCCTAATTCAATTTAGCCAAGGTGCGGGGTCTTTTCTAACAGGATTAATCCTGTCTTTCGGGAAAACTCCTGATAACCCCTGGGGGGTACAAATTGCCTTTTTGTCCGCCGGTATATTATCCCTAGCAGCGGCTTTTGTCCTACGGCCTTATGCCATCAAAAAATAG
- a CDS encoding efflux RND transporter periplasmic adaptor subunit → MTSPNPVTKQQETAIKKLRLPWRLIITGILAATSVFAYPTLRNVLLENTSESTTSKETASLAIDKSKTAALPVRTLTLSPVTHHQEPRRYTGNIVAKRTSELGFERSGQLISLLVQEGQEVRRGTLIATLDTRNLEAQKQELIAQRSQATAKLQELQAGSRKESIAAAQAKVRDFREQLALAQSKYQRRLGLYQEGAITREQLEEVQTDVNAQQARIDEAQSQLDELKAGTRPELISLQKAVIDQFDAQLKNIKLEIEKSQLQAPYDGTIALLHVNIGTVVSASNPIVRLVESNKLEARIGVPIDQSENLPIGSKHRLKIGNKIVTGQVTSTLPQIDPTTRTATVILSLNQTQGLIPGQVVSLELSQSVPQSGYWLPTEALVQGTRGLWSSYVLGEANPDNPRQFTVKRQDLEVLAIQGDRLLVRGTLTSGDRVIVEGVHRIVPGQMVEIW, encoded by the coding sequence ATGACTTCCCCCAATCCTGTCACTAAACAGCAAGAAACTGCTATCAAAAAACTGCGATTGCCCTGGCGATTAATTATTACTGGGATCCTAGCGGCCACCTCGGTTTTTGCCTATCCTACCCTGCGTAATGTCCTCTTAGAAAACACCTCTGAATCCACCACCTCAAAAGAAACCGCTTCGTTAGCAATCGATAAGAGCAAGACGGCAGCCTTACCTGTGCGAACCTTAACTTTAAGTCCTGTCACCCATCACCAAGAACCGCGCCGTTATACGGGTAATATTGTGGCTAAACGGACAAGTGAACTAGGATTTGAGCGTTCGGGACAATTAATTAGTTTATTGGTTCAAGAGGGTCAAGAGGTACGCCGAGGTACTTTAATTGCTACTCTAGATACACGCAATTTAGAAGCACAAAAACAAGAACTCATCGCCCAGCGATCGCAAGCGACGGCTAAACTGCAAGAATTACAAGCTGGTTCCAGGAAAGAAAGTATCGCCGCAGCCCAAGCAAAAGTCCGAGATTTCAGGGAACAATTAGCTTTAGCCCAATCTAAATACCAAAGACGGCTAGGATTGTATCAAGAAGGGGCAATTACTAGAGAACAACTCGAAGAAGTGCAAACAGATGTTAATGCACAACAAGCGAGAATTGATGAAGCCCAAAGTCAATTAGATGAACTCAAGGCCGGTACTCGTCCCGAATTGATTTCTCTGCAAAAAGCCGTTATTGACCAATTTGATGCCCAACTGAAGAATATTAAATTAGAGATTGAGAAAAGCCAACTTCAAGCCCCCTACGATGGCACTATTGCCCTCCTTCACGTCAATATTGGCACTGTTGTTTCTGCAAGTAATCCGATCGTTCGTTTAGTGGAAAGTAATAAACTGGAAGCGCGTATAGGGGTTCCCATTGACCAGTCCGAAAACTTACCAATTGGCAGTAAACATCGTTTAAAAATTGGTAACAAAATAGTAACAGGACAAGTCACTTCAACCTTGCCCCAAATTGATCCAACTACCCGTACCGCCACGGTTATTTTAAGTTTAAATCAGACTCAGGGCCTGATTCCGGGGCAAGTGGTCAGCCTAGAATTATCTCAATCAGTTCCACAATCGGGCTATTGGTTGCCCACAGAAGCTTTAGTACAAGGCACGAGAGGATTATGGTCTTCCTATGTTCTAGGAGAAGCTAATCCCGATAATCCTCGACAGTTTACCGTCAAACGCCAAGATTTAGAAGTTCTAGCGATTCAAGGCGATCGCTTGTTGGTGCGCGGGACGCTCACCTCCGGTGATCGGGTGATCGTCGAAGGGGTTCACCGCATTGTACCCGGGCAAATGGTGGAAATTTGGTAG
- a CDS encoding efflux RND transporter permease subunit, producing MNNLFERKPRLLILTLILIIVWGLSSFQILPRMEDPETINRGATITTNLPGASPYRVESLVTEKIEQSLSSIKEISLIESSSELGRSTVNIELKDEVTDVDPVWSRIRDRITDVIPQLPPEAQRPLYEEGYSKAFSLLTAILWDLDTAPNYAILRRLGQELFDELEALWGTERVELVGVPAEEILVEIDPVKLSSLGLTAVEVAQQIQTSDAKVAAGQLRSNRNNLLLEVDTSLESLSRIRAIPIRYSNEGQFTRLGDIALVTKGIQEPPPELTIINGKPAIVVAAMMESGQRIDEWTTAAQAKLDLFRPSLPQGVSLKIIFDQNRYVANRLDGLFSNMILGLLCVMGTAFVMMGWQSALVVSVSLPLSILMVFAGMNLWQIPLHQMSVTGIVIALGLLIDNAIVIVDELQKGLRTGIAHEHIVAETVKQLGIPLLASTLTTILSFMPIALLQGGIGEFVRTIAQTVILALVSSLILSLTIIPVLSLRLYQLTHRSHQTKTHWWDTGINLPLLTGLYRQILKLILYFPVLGLVIGLIIPITGFVVAGTLPEEFFPPAERDQLTLEIELAPTTNLEVTQVKVAQAAKILLDHREIGEVHWFLGRNAPPFYYNLSDGIKDSPNFAQALIQLRQVSDEPQLIETLQKQLSQALPMARVLVSPLEQGPPVGAPIEIRVYGSELEMLRKIGESLREELAKIPEITYSVADLSEIQAKLALKINEEKARLIGLDNAAIASQLDNLLEGSVGGSILEATEELPVRVRVANRDREQLPQIASLNILGNSATAERANISLSSVAEFDFLPELATIPRRNGKRINTVKAYVQADAIAATVLDEFRQNLESGKFSLPAGYRLEFGGEEEERDTAVANLIASVGVLAILMLSTLVLSFNSFRLAALVTVVGISSIGLALFSLWLFEYPLGFMSILGTIGLVGVSVNDSIVVVAALQALPPHLQRQRKAIREVVIASTRHILTTTLTTVTGFVPLFLYGGAFWEPLAICISIGVIGTTLSALVFVPSGWYYLAQAQKVSPLSVSE from the coding sequence ATGAATAACTTATTTGAACGTAAACCTAGATTACTAATTCTTACCTTAATTCTGATTATTGTCTGGGGATTGTCTTCCTTTCAAATTTTGCCGCGCATGGAAGATCCCGAAACAATTAATCGAGGTGCCACCATTACCACCAATTTACCCGGTGCCAGTCCTTATCGGGTCGAATCCCTAGTGACCGAAAAAATTGAACAATCTCTCTCTAGCATCAAAGAAATTAGCCTGATTGAGTCCTCCTCAGAATTAGGGCGTTCCACGGTCAATATTGAACTTAAAGATGAAGTGACTGATGTGGATCCCGTCTGGTCACGCATTCGCGATCGGATTACCGATGTCATCCCGCAACTACCCCCAGAAGCCCAAAGACCCTTATACGAAGAAGGATATAGTAAAGCCTTTAGTTTATTGACTGCCATCCTTTGGGATCTAGATACCGCTCCTAATTACGCTATTTTACGCCGACTTGGCCAAGAACTGTTCGATGAATTAGAAGCCCTTTGGGGAACCGAAAGGGTCGAGTTAGTCGGGGTTCCGGCCGAGGAAATTTTAGTCGAAATCGATCCGGTGAAATTATCCTCCCTGGGCCTAACCGCCGTCGAAGTTGCCCAACAAATTCAAACCAGTGATGCCAAGGTCGCCGCCGGACAACTTCGCAGTAATCGCAATAATTTATTATTGGAAGTCGATACCAGTTTAGAATCACTCTCTCGGATTCGAGCAATTCCGATTCGTTACAGTAATGAGGGACAATTTACCCGTTTAGGAGATATCGCCCTAGTTACCAAGGGAATTCAAGAACCACCACCAGAACTAACCATTATTAACGGTAAACCCGCTATTGTGGTGGCCGCTATGATGGAATCGGGGCAACGCATAGACGAATGGACAACGGCAGCCCAGGCCAAGTTAGACCTGTTTCGACCCTCTCTCCCCCAAGGTGTGAGCCTCAAGATAATTTTTGACCAAAATCGTTATGTGGCTAACCGACTCGATGGATTATTCAGCAACATGATCCTAGGGTTACTCTGTGTCATGGGGACAGCTTTTGTGATGATGGGATGGCAGTCCGCCTTGGTAGTAAGTGTATCCCTGCCTTTATCGATCCTGATGGTCTTTGCCGGTATGAATCTCTGGCAAATTCCCCTACATCAAATGTCGGTGACAGGAATTGTTATTGCTTTGGGACTTTTGATCGATAACGCTATTGTGATTGTCGATGAACTGCAAAAAGGACTACGGACGGGAATAGCTCACGAACATATTGTTGCTGAAACCGTTAAACAGTTAGGGATTCCCCTCTTAGCTTCTACCCTAACCACGATTTTGTCTTTTATGCCGATCGCTCTTTTGCAAGGAGGCATTGGCGAATTCGTGCGTACTATCGCCCAAACAGTGATCTTAGCCTTGGTTAGTTCTCTAATTTTGTCCCTAACGATTATTCCTGTCCTCAGTTTACGTTTATATCAACTGACTCATCGCTCGCACCAGACAAAAACCCATTGGTGGGATACGGGAATTAATTTACCGCTCCTAACGGGTTTGTATCGCCAAATTTTGAAGTTAATTCTCTATTTTCCCGTATTAGGTCTGGTTATTGGCTTGATTATCCCAATTACTGGCTTTGTTGTCGCTGGCACTCTCCCAGAAGAATTCTTTCCCCCAGCAGAACGAGATCAGTTAACCTTAGAAATCGAACTAGCCCCCACCACAAACCTAGAAGTAACTCAGGTAAAAGTGGCTCAAGCTGCAAAAATACTGCTAGATCATCGAGAAATTGGGGAAGTTCACTGGTTTTTAGGGCGTAATGCTCCCCCCTTCTACTATAATCTCTCCGATGGCATCAAAGACTCTCCTAATTTTGCCCAAGCATTGATTCAACTTCGGCAAGTTTCTGATGAACCCCAATTGATCGAAACCTTACAAAAACAATTAAGTCAAGCTCTACCGATGGCAAGGGTATTAGTTAGCCCCCTAGAACAGGGTCCACCGGTGGGCGCCCCGATCGAAATTAGGGTTTATGGCTCAGAATTGGAGATGTTAAGGAAAATTGGCGAGTCCTTACGGGAAGAACTGGCAAAAATACCTGAAATAACCTATTCTGTTGCTGATTTAAGTGAAATTCAAGCTAAGTTAGCCTTAAAAATTAATGAAGAAAAAGCTCGACTGATTGGTTTGGATAATGCGGCGATCGCCAGCCAATTGGATAACCTTTTAGAAGGTTCTGTGGGTGGCTCGATTTTAGAAGCAACGGAAGAATTACCCGTACGAGTCCGAGTCGCTAATCGCGATCGCGAGCAACTGCCACAAATTGCCTCTTTAAATATTCTCGGTAATTCCGCCACTGCTGAACGGGCGAATATTTCCCTTTCCTCCGTGGCAGAATTTGATTTTCTCCCCGAATTAGCCACGATTCCTCGACGAAATGGCAAGCGAATTAATACGGTGAAGGCCTATGTTCAAGCTGATGCGATCGCTGCAACGGTTTTAGACGAATTTCGCCAAAACTTAGAATCGGGCAAATTTTCCCTTCCGGCAGGGTATCGGCTCGAATTTGGCGGAGAGGAAGAAGAAAGAGATACAGCTGTGGCTAATCTAATTGCTAGTGTGGGAGTCTTGGCGATTCTAATGCTATCAACCCTTGTTCTTTCTTTTAACTCCTTCCGTCTTGCTGCCCTAGTTACTGTCGTCGGTATTAGTTCAATTGGACTAGCCTTATTTTCCCTCTGGTTATTTGAATATCCCTTGGGATTCATGTCCATTTTAGGCACTATCGGCTTAGTTGGGGTTTCCGTTAATGATTCTATTGTCGTGGTAGCGGCTTTACAAGCTTTACCCCCCCATCTTCAACGCCAACGCAAGGCAATCCGGGAAGTGGTCATTGCTTCCACCCGTCACATTCTTACCACTACCTTAACCACCGTGACGGGATTTGTGCCATTATTCCTCTACGGCGGCGCTTTTTGGGAACCCCTCGCTATCTGTATTTCCATCGGGGTGATCGGAACCACCTTAAGCGCACTGGTATTTGTCCCGTCGGGATGGTACTATCTCGCTCAAGCCCAAAAGGTTTCCCCTCTGTCTGTTTCTGAGTAG
- a CDS encoding pentapeptide repeat-containing protein, whose protein sequence is MKVNQLLRLYEQGERDFLAIDLMSLDLQQVTLIAVNFAAANLRGTNLSRSFLTKSNLRGASLNWANLTYAKLSQAQLVEADLTKANLTGAFMVQANLRNARLSGADLSHANLRGANLCGANLCGANLYLVNLLEATLDKVNLNWANLQEARLSGAKCRQISAREANFSGSFVKEVDFQGANLERANFSEARLTGSDLRGANLGGANLAGARLQEVNLQGADLRGANLTGTCFESVTGWTEIVQEDDIFPLDWFQPRFAT, encoded by the coding sequence ATGAAAGTTAATCAGTTACTAAGACTCTACGAACAAGGAGAGCGGGATTTTTTAGCCATTGACTTGATGAGTCTAGATCTACAACAAGTGACTCTAATCGCTGTCAATTTTGCTGCGGCCAATTTGCGCGGAACTAATTTGAGTCGCTCTTTTCTGACTAAATCAAATCTGCGGGGAGCGAGTTTAAATTGGGCGAATTTAACCTATGCCAAATTAAGTCAAGCGCAATTAGTGGAAGCGGACTTAACCAAAGCTAATCTCACCGGGGCCTTTATGGTACAGGCAAACCTGCGTAACGCGCGATTAAGTGGGGCGGATCTTTCCCATGCTAATCTCCGGGGAGCGAATTTATGCGGGGCGAATTTATGCGGGGCGAATTTATACTTAGTTAATCTCTTGGAGGCAACCCTAGATAAAGTCAATCTCAATTGGGCCAATTTGCAGGAAGCGCGGTTAAGTGGGGCTAAATGTCGTCAGATTTCCGCAAGGGAAGCCAATTTTAGCGGCTCTTTTGTTAAAGAGGTGGACTTTCAGGGGGCTAATTTAGAAAGGGCTAATTTTAGCGAGGCACGTCTGACGGGTAGTGATTTACGCGGGGCCAATTTAGGGGGTGCTAATCTAGCGGGAGCGCGGTTACAAGAGGTAAATCTACAGGGAGCGGACTTGAGGGGTGCTAACTTGACGGGGACTTGTTTTGAGAGCGTCACCGGTTGGACAGAAATCGTCCAAGAAGATGATATTTTTCCCCTAGACTGGTTTCAGCCTCGTTTTGCCACTTAA
- a CDS encoding SidE phosphodiesterase domain-containing protein has protein sequence MTQTSETVTYSLESVLKEIKDSIKEVNQKIDSLQRDMGQKIDYFQRDVDQKFDTLQRDVDQKIDNLQRDMDQKFDSLQKDVNHKFDSLQKDVNDLKVEVTEIKGDIKTLDQKVETMDKRLEKVEDSYAILVKDIADLKGFKSLIIPMVVAFLSAVVTLGLRGFFLGNKP, from the coding sequence ATGACACAAACTAGCGAAACCGTTACCTATTCCCTTGAATCTGTCCTGAAAGAAATTAAAGATAGTATTAAAGAGGTTAATCAGAAAATTGACTCTCTCCAAAGAGATATGGGTCAGAAAATAGATTACTTTCAGAGAGATGTGGATCAAAAATTTGACACCCTGCAAAGAGATGTGGATCAGAAAATCGACAATCTCCAAAGAGATATGGATCAAAAATTTGACAGTCTCCAAAAAGATGTTAATCACAAATTTGACAGTCTCCAAAAAGATGTTAATGATTTAAAGGTGGAAGTCACAGAAATCAAAGGAGATATTAAAACTCTTGATCAGAAAGTCGAAACAATGGATAAACGACTGGAAAAAGTCGAAGATAGTTATGCGATCCTAGTTAAAGATATTGCTGACTTGAAAGGGTTTAAATCCCTGATTATCCCCATGGTTGTGGCTTTTTTAAGTGCCGTGGTAACTTTGGGATTGCGCGGCTTTTTTCTTGGCAACAAACCTTAA
- a CDS encoding polyhedral envelope protein produces the protein MTQTSETVTYSLESVLKEIKDSIKEVNQKIDFLQRDVNQKFDTLQRDVDQKIDNLQRDMDQKFDSLQKDVNDLKVEVTEIKGDIKTLDQKVETMDKRLEKVEDNYAILVKDIADLKGFKSLIIPMVVAFLSAVVTLGLRGFFLGNKP, from the coding sequence ATGACACAAACTAGCGAAACCGTTACCTATTCCCTTGAATCTGTCCTGAAAGAAATTAAAGATAGCATTAAAGAGGTTAATCAAAAAATTGACTTTCTCCAAAGAGATGTTAATCAAAAATTTGACACCCTGCAAAGAGATGTGGATCAGAAAATCGACAATCTCCAAAGAGATATGGATCAAAAATTTGACAGTCTCCAAAAAGATGTTAATGATTTAAAGGTGGAAGTCACAGAAATCAAAGGAGATATTAAAACTCTTGATCAGAAAGTCGAAACAATGGATAAACGACTAGAAAAAGTTGAAGATAATTATGCAATCTTAGTTAAAGATATTGCTGACTTGAAAGGGTTTAAATCCCTGATTATCCCCATGGTTGTGGCTTTTTTAAGTGCCGTGGTAACTTTGGGATTGCGCGGCTTTTTTCTTGGCAATAAACCTTAA
- a CDS encoding protein kinase domain-containing protein, with protein MSFCINPHCPKPKSITESRYCQSCGSDLLLNGKYRVTNLLSAKGGFGNTYEVIDERKIPKVLKVLTYDSSKAIDLFQQEANLLKQLNHPGIPKGENYFIYHPRESQTALHCLVMEKIAGIDLEEYQKQRGFKPIDYNLALDWLTQLANILHEVHKHKFYHRDIKPSNIILKPDGQLVLIDFGAARQVTKTVLAGGKNTGIYTPGYAPPEQSLGHSVPQSDFYALGKTFVFLLTGKEPSDPKIYNINTNEFNWRKYAPNIPSRLADFIDNLMAEKPIERPKNTKTLLKIITDIKANPHQTKKTKKTKNSSPEKPKIIPIPNPALISLIAAISPSYAGFWLRFKASLIDSFIVLIIAALLGGYICFRLQQWSTFQDLNLDFDIPKEMWVYYAAGLSAAGTTIIGFALFVAAIVYNIQAKINFTHEHIAILTALGLGIVIKWLYYVLLEYLFKATIGKMFFDLSVTDREGRRISFARANRRYLLKYLSTAPLYLGFLLAAWTKKKRALHDMISGTQIRKKK; from the coding sequence ATGAGTTTTTGTATTAATCCTCATTGTCCCAAACCGAAAAGTATCACGGAGAGTCGTTACTGTCAATCCTGTGGTTCCGACTTGCTTTTAAATGGTAAATATCGAGTCACAAATTTATTGAGTGCCAAAGGTGGATTTGGTAATACCTATGAAGTGATAGATGAACGTAAAATACCCAAAGTATTAAAAGTTCTTACCTACGATTCTAGCAAAGCTATTGATTTATTTCAACAGGAAGCCAATCTTTTAAAACAATTAAATCACCCCGGTATTCCCAAAGGAGAAAACTATTTTATTTATCATCCCCGGGAGAGTCAAACTGCTTTACACTGTTTAGTTATGGAGAAAATTGCTGGTATTGACTTAGAAGAATATCAAAAACAAAGAGGATTTAAACCGATTGATTATAATCTCGCTTTGGATTGGTTAACTCAGTTAGCCAATATTCTTCACGAAGTTCATAAACATAAATTCTATCATCGTGATATCAAACCTTCTAATATTATCTTAAAACCCGATGGTCAATTAGTTTTAATTGATTTTGGGGCAGCGCGACAGGTGACTAAAACCGTCCTAGCAGGAGGTAAAAATACAGGAATTTATACCCCCGGATATGCTCCTCCTGAACAATCTCTTGGTCACTCTGTCCCCCAATCAGACTTTTATGCTTTGGGCAAAACTTTCGTCTTTTTGTTAACCGGTAAAGAACCCAGTGATCCAAAAATTTATAACATTAATACCAATGAATTTAACTGGCGTAAATATGCACCAAATATCCCTTCTCGATTAGCAGATTTTATCGATAATTTAATGGCAGAAAAACCTATTGAACGACCGAAAAATACCAAAACTTTGCTAAAAATTATTACTGATATTAAAGCCAATCCCCATCAAACTAAAAAAACTAAAAAAACTAAAAATTCTTCTCCTGAAAAACCTAAAATTATTCCTATTCCCAATCCGGCACTTATTTCTTTAATCGCTGCAATTTCTCCCAGTTATGCTGGGTTTTGGCTCCGTTTCAAAGCCTCTTTAATTGATTCTTTTATCGTTCTTATTATCGCCGCTTTATTAGGTGGTTATATCTGTTTTCGCTTACAACAATGGTCAACTTTTCAAGACTTAAATCTTGATTTTGATATTCCCAAAGAAATGTGGGTTTACTATGCAGCGGGATTAAGTGCAGCTGGAACAACAATTATCGGGTTTGCTTTATTTGTAGCGGCAATTGTTTATAATATTCAAGCCAAAATTAACTTTACTCACGAACATATTGCTATCCTGACTGCTCTTGGTTTAGGAATAGTTATTAAATGGTTATATTATGTTTTATTAGAATATCTTTTTAAAGCAACTATTGGTAAAATGTTTTTTGATTTATCCGTCACCGATAGGGAAGGAAGACGCATATCTTTTGCAAGAGCAAATCGCCGCTACTTACTAAAATATCTCTCCACTGCTCCCTTATATTTGGGCTTTTTACTGGCAGCCTGGACAAAGAAAAAACGCGCCCTTCATGACATGATTTCTGGTACACAAATCCGCAAGAAAAAGTAA
- the trhO gene encoding oxygen-dependent tRNA uridine(34) hydroxylase TrhO, whose translation MSYLVATFYQFVALSDYRQKQPEIQKYCQERGIKGTILLAAEGINATIAGNRQAIAEVISWLKTDTRLANLEVKESVCDYLPFQRLKIRLKKEIVTFGQAKANPLEKTGIHLKTEEWNQLLKEPNVVVIDTRNNYEVAIGTFAGALNPEIQHFRQFPEYIQENFDSINDKKIALFCTGGIRCEKAAAFLLNQGFSQVYQLEGGILKYLEEVSADQSLWQGECFVFDQRVALTANLEVGHYEMCPACGHPIDEQDKQSPNYRAGISCPYCS comes from the coding sequence ATGTCTTATCTAGTCGCCACTTTTTACCAGTTTGTGGCTTTGTCAGATTATCGTCAAAAACAGCCAGAAATACAAAAATACTGCCAAGAAAGAGGAATTAAAGGAACTATTCTGCTGGCAGCCGAGGGGATTAACGCAACGATCGCAGGGAACCGTCAAGCGATCGCCGAGGTGATTAGTTGGTTAAAAACCGATACTCGTTTAGCTAATCTAGAAGTGAAAGAGTCTGTTTGTGATTATTTGCCCTTTCAACGCTTAAAAATTCGCTTAAAAAAGGAAATTGTGACTTTTGGTCAAGCCAAGGCTAATCCTCTCGAAAAAACAGGAATTCATCTCAAAACTGAAGAGTGGAACCAATTGCTGAAAGAGCCGAACGTGGTAGTTATCGATACTCGTAATAATTATGAAGTGGCGATCGGTACTTTTGCGGGAGCGCTTAACCCAGAAATCCAGCATTTTCGCCAATTTCCTGAGTATATTCAGGAAAATTTTGATAGTATTAATGATAAAAAAATAGCTCTTTTTTGTACGGGAGGAATTCGCTGTGAAAAGGCGGCAGCTTTTTTATTAAATCAAGGCTTTTCTCAAGTTTATCAGCTAGAGGGAGGTATTTTGAAATACTTAGAAGAAGTTAGTGCCGATCAGAGTCTTTGGCAAGGAGAATGTTTTGTTTTTGATCAAAGAGTAGCACTAACAGCTAATCTAGAGGTAGGACATTATGAAATGTGTCCCGCTTGCGGTCATCCCATCGATGAACAAGATAAACAGTCCCCCAATTACCGAGCAGGAATATCTTGTCCCTATTGTAGTTAA
- the recO gene encoding DNA repair protein RecO, with the protein MMSRTYQATGINLQGMAFGEADRLLTILTAEYGLIRAIAPGARKYKSSLRGRSELFVVNNLLIVAGKSLDKVVQAETIESYPKLSQNLAKLTVSQYLCELVLAIALSEQPQRELYELICSHLARIEVLDENEYILPYLCQAIFHFLIIAGLVPQVHNCLLTGKALIGNNCLGFSFEAGGIIDLAALTETINPPKIDSKLTLQELQLLQCLGKTDFPPEENLTSELAWINLDRLLRSYTQYHLGKTFRSSALVEGLSPLEF; encoded by the coding sequence ATGATGTCTCGTACCTATCAAGCTACTGGAATCAATCTACAAGGAATGGCCTTCGGAGAAGCCGATCGCCTCTTAACTATTTTGACCGCCGAATATGGTTTAATTAGAGCCATCGCTCCCGGTGCGCGCAAGTATAAATCTTCCCTGCGGGGTAGAAGTGAACTATTTGTGGTCAATAATCTGTTAATAGTCGCAGGAAAATCCCTAGATAAGGTCGTTCAAGCTGAAACTATCGAATCTTATCCCAAATTAAGTCAAAATCTCGCCAAACTCACCGTTAGTCAATACCTCTGCGAACTGGTTTTGGCGATCGCACTGAGCGAACAACCCCAGAGGGAATTATACGAGTTAATCTGCAGCCATCTGGCCAGAATTGAAGTCCTCGACGAGAATGAATACATACTTCCCTACCTTTGTCAAGCAATTTTTCATTTCTTAATAATTGCCGGCTTAGTGCCGCAAGTCCATAACTGCCTGTTGACGGGAAAAGCTTTAATTGGGAACAATTGCCTAGGATTTAGTTTCGAGGCAGGGGGAATAATAGATCTAGCTGCCCTAACAGAAACAATCAACCCGCCCAAAATCGATAGTAAACTGACGTTGCAAGAACTGCAATTACTGCAATGCCTAGGAAAAACAGATTTTCCCCCAGAAGAAAACCTTACCTCAGAACTAGCTTGGATTAACCTCGATCGCCTGCTGCGCAGCTATACTCAATATCATCTGGGAAAAACTTTTCGCTCCTCGGCATTAGTTGAGGGTTTATCTCCCTTAGAATTTTAA